AAAAACTATACAAACATATAACTAGGTCATTATTGTACATATGTACACCTATGTTCCtaatgtacacatgtacatcaCATGTTATGTGTACAACCTTAAGCGTGTGTATATGTGCATAGCTAGTTACCTGAGGATCATGCTCATCATCTAGCACCTCCGCTGAGAATGTACACCTCCTCACCGGCAACTTAAAAAAGTTGTCCAAAGCAAGAACCCAACAGCCTCTCCATCTTGTCGGTTCCTTCTAGCACATCCCTCACCAGTAATAGGTACTCCAGCGACGAATAACAGTTATTTCTCTTACTCGGGAATCAGTCGGTCGGAAACAGACGCGTCGGTAACCTTTCATTCACTGATTCCTCCTTCGTTAGTGCCACCTCTGCAACACGCCCACACATTTATCAAGTTCAAGCCACGCTTTCGTACAAACACTAAAACTGACCAAAATTGGAAAAGCAAAAACTCACGGTCGACTATCTCTTTTCATGTTGGCTTTCTCTTCGCCGTCATTATCGAATTCGCCTGAATCCACCGTTTAATCCTCCGACGTTAGTTATTTTCTCCGTTGTTTTCGCTATCAAaagatgagattaggtttagGAGAGAGATAGACactatcaacaaaaaaattttttttacaggCCTGAAATTCTTTTATTAAACATACTTAACTTCTTCGAGAGTCCACCAATCAGAATCTggtattttcaaaattcaaacccACTAACTAGAAAAATATGGTATTTTACTTAAATGTCCATGTCTGGTTTTACTTTTGAGAGGTCAAAGAAGTCTCCAACCACCAAAATGTGTCCTAGTAGCAGAATGTGCTTTCCAATgtaataaaaacacataaagTGTCTATTTGTGTTATAAACTCTTTAGGCAaaccattaaaatataatatatgctaGGTTTGATTTCATAAATATTGTCACCTTTAACCaaatttatcatttatataGTGTAATATACACAGTGGCCGGGGCCGGCTAAGGACGTGGAGCATGAGGCAAGGAGACATGGACACTCGGgtctaaacatttttttgacaaaaataatgttaaaagagggtccaattttttttaaaaaataattagagataaatatccaaaaaaattaaattatccaTCAACGCATgtgaaagaaaattaaaatttgtttttgttcaaaggCCCATTAATACTTTCAGCTGACCATCATCTTAGTATCTctgtaatattatttgagaattcACTCTCTTATATGGCGCTCTCACGTTAATTTTCACGGTAGTTGATTACtgttaggggtgggcacttcggttattttctcggttcggttcggggttcggttcagtttggttagttcggttctagtattttttcaactgaagtaaaccatagttagtttggtttggtttgtgttcGGTTCGATTTGTAttcagtttattttttaaatcagtTTTATTAGATTCTTcttagtttgatttttttataaaaaaaatatgttataaaacataaattatgtaaacataaactatataaactaaattcaatataactgaaagaataattttttaaaaaagtcacaaaagtatataagaataattaaaacaaatgaaagttaactaaagtaaaaaaaacaacatcGTATTAGTAATATCTCTTATATCATTAAAATTCAAAAGCCTGCAAtgaatgaaatattttaaatcaaatattttgatgattacatattaggttagaagaatatatgttaatgaatataaaatggaaaatatatggtttagtattagaattttagtatattggtattacaaatatttttaatttaaataattacaaaaacacatcggtttcttggttcggttcggtttaaaccAAACCGTACCGAACCATTTGGGTTGGAGAAATCTTCAACCGAATGGTTTGAAATagactttggttcggtttgaatcggATTCGGTCCGGTTGGTTCGGTTCGactcggttcggttcagtttttttgcccacccctaattactgtgatacccttaatgaattctTTTAACCACATTGTTATCAAAAAGAATTAAGGCAATATTATTAAAACCTGTGATTGAATAGATTTTCCTCACCTAAGttacatattaatataattatattataatgtgGGTGACCTTAAACAATTTACATATTTCCTCATACATTAAACAATTTccttattttacttattttcttaataaaaaaggaaactacGTTTAGTTAGTAAGATTTATAAGGAAGCTACGTATAGTTAGTAAGAATTATACGAATTATCTTTTTTTCCTTATTtacaattttgatttttgatattttctgaaattcagttttgatatttttataaacctAAGGTGATAACTATACAATTTTCTACGATACTTAGGaatattatactttttgatAAGTATACAATTTCATATTCTTAAGAATTTCtcctaataattttatataactttttatatataatttcctaATCCTAATACTATATGAAAGCCCCAGCatctatataaataaacaaCTGATTCTCACAAATCTAAACTATCAAACTATCTACACAAATCTATctctaatatcttttaaaaatcaacatataattttgataaatattatgaaaatacatgtaCATTTAAGcgagaaataaaattaatttgatttgacttaattagaataaaaattaCTCACAACATGAGTAACTCGATTAATCAAACTTATATCCAAAATCAAAGATCtaactaaaataaaagtatAGAATCAAAAcatagtaataaataaaataaaagattaacTAATTGTTacaatatagttttatatagatgcatgagacttcagaatattatcgttatattcatttatttaatttcaaatcaaatacttcagtttaatttttatttagttctaagcataatatatattaaattatatataatcttacaaaaatatatttacatatctaagaaaataaccaatctaaatgcaaataagaatttaatcaaaattaagtatattagaataaaatattatagttgaattcagaGAAATAGATGCAATCTAATATAcccaaatgataaaaaattacCCAAAAATAACCAAACCGACTGGAAATAACATATCCAAAATCATAtgtataactaaaataatataatattattaatataaattatacatataaattaaaaattgatttaaaaccaaaagtaaatatcaattaattataataaaagtaaatatcatggccaaactgaatattttgtaaaataaaaacacaataactaaaaaactcataaataaaaCTGTAGTTGtgataacataaaaatacataaaaattaaaaaaatattcatgtcCGCGCATCAACGCGGATAAGTCAcctagtaaataaattaaaccacCTCACAATCTATTATTGTACGATCAATCAGTAATGTACTGTAAATTCGTGTTTTAAGAGTATtacatgaaaaaatatttatgttatcatttgttcaaaaaaaaatatttttaaccattttaccattttaccattttgtCAGTCTTTTTTTTCCGGCAGAAGTGCAATCAAACTCCCATGGCACAACGTTGGTGGGTCCAAACCATCAATTATTAACTTATAAATAGAAACTCGCTTAATGAACAATAATGAAACACTGTAATAACACTCAAAATGCAGTGCTATACTCCAAATTTTATAAAGGAAATATATTCTTGAAAATGAAAGAAGGGAAATAATTAAAaggtatatgttttttttttctttttttttggtaaaaggtATACGTTAGCTGACAAAAAAAGCAGTATATGTTAAAATATGAGGACTTTAGAAGACATCCTATTGGATCATATCCTCCAAACAAACAGAAACATGAATTTTGAGATATCCACTGCCGTCTCAAATTTTTCACGGgtcatgttaaaaaattatttaactatatttaatgatgtaataaaatagttttaaagtttataactctatttatatattttacatctcttttaaagttataaactctaaatttagtaatatatctaaaaatttaaagttttagactataatttatatatttagttttaaaaagtttttaattttttagttttttaatttatagattcGCACTTGTTCAACGAGTCTATTTGCTCGTGCTATTAGACGGTCCTCGAAGTATCTTTTCAAACATTGCCCGGGCCTGAGGTCATCAGAAGTCTAGCTATGTTCGAAGATCATCATAGTTTACCAAAAAAGAaacgaaatatatatttacaattaaCTACTGAAGtttggatgtttttttttttgaactttagtGAAGTTCGGAAGTTTTTCTATACAGAGAGGGTTGTTTCATGCCATATAATATGCGTTCTCGTGATTCTCGCTTTTATTTTTGCTATATTTTAGTAATAATATGTAAGCACGAAAACAACGTTTCTTGTATTAATTTTTCCTTTCTATCAATATTTTCGtctttcttttaattaatttccATATCAATTTTTGAAACTTTCATAATCATTTTTCAAGGAAGAAAAACAATGGAGAATTtgtaaaataaccaaaaaaaacaccttaaatttagatttttagagaGAAGGTAGAAAGAGATAGAAAGGAAAATGAAAAGAGATAATGAAGTTTTGGTTAgttatttagtttatattttttttttagttattgggCAATTTCcctgaaaaacaaacaaaacgatAGGAACAAGTCTTGTTCTAAAACGCGGTGCCGAGGGCCGTGTAATCGCCGAAAAGTTGTGGGGCTGGCCAGAGCCGCCTGGCGTAAGCTGTAATCGGCCAAAAAATTGGATACTGTGGAAAAACTTCGGTTTTCTTCATTTAAATTCTTCAAATCGAATAATATTTCTTAGATTCATCAATACTTAGTACAGATTTAGCAAAAGAATGAAGAAATCACCGTAAAAATGACAAAAGGCAGCTCCATGTTTAGGGTTCAAAGTTGTGTCAcaagaaaggaagaagaagaaaagaaaatatatttttatccatCATAAAAAATGGGTTTTAAGAAATGACCAAAAATAGGCAATGGAGATTAGAACCCGGCCCTACTTTGGGCAATAATATACCCATTAGACCACTTTaggttttttgtaattttcttaagtTATCTAGTACATAtacctataaaataaataaaaatttaaaaattacgccccacataattttcgattaatCTATGGTTTTCTTGTTAGGCGCTAAACCCAACCCGACCGTCCGACTAGCGCCGAGTTCTCGAACAGGGGAAAACGTTTGATAACTGTcgtaaaaaaaagtaaaaaccagaaattatagtattttataaataaaacaaacacaaaaatgAGGTAAAGTaatctttaataatttttgaaGATAGATATACATAAATGTTTGGGTGAATTTGATCAATATTCATAAGAGACCCCAAAATAAAGAATATAGCCATAGTAAAGTGGAAGTCATGGGATGTGACAATTAGAGCCAAATCTTGACTTTTTCGCCTTGCACTTGCGTGCGCGTGAAGATAAGGAGAGTGGCATATTTCTATTGTAACCATTAGCTTACTATATTCATGTAACTGGAAACACAACGTTTTTTGTAAGTGTATTACACAATAGGCAACGctatactataatatatatgatgtaGTATAGACACCGCAAAAGCTAAAGAGACCATTAGCCTAGGTGTTTCTGGGGCGCGAAGGTGGGCTCCAATTCAATAAGATAAACCTTATATTAGTGGTGACTATAAAAGGCTTGAAAGTGTTGGACTGTACTATATACGAGACATATATAAGCTAACATGACATATAAGGACAATAAGGGTGGAAATTTTAGTATACTATATGTGATATAGTATAGTCTGCCGATGTTGCTACGGGAAAACATTTTGTTGGAGAAGGCATAACAACTGGTTCAAGCGGAGGCGACTATAGTGGATACGTTTGTATAGTAGTAACCAACGGTGTATTCTAACGGCAAACAAACTATGATATGTATACAGTGCATAGTATAGTTACCAACATAACATCACAGCTCACCTACGAAATTCCAGTCCATATGGAGAAAAAGTAATCACGCATGGGGTATATCGGGTACGAAATGTGTTATTTGTAGATAGATGAAACATAGAATAAAACTTGTGAACTTAAAGAGCTCCCAATTTGTTGAATATACTATAAATGACGTTAGTATACAAACAAAATGGCAGGTATGGCCATTTTACAAAATGGGGGGTTGTGGGCTTAAGGAGCTCCAAATTGTTGGAATCTACTATAGATGACTTTAGTAGACAAACTAAAATGTCGTGTATGCATGTTTGATAACCTAtactatattataaattactagaGGGGTGTCCGCACTTCGcgtgaaatattattttactgTTGTTAATCATGACTTTATTGATGATATAATTACGTCTGTTAAGAGCATTTGGTTTTTTATTTGTGTTATATAGTAGTAGGTGGtaggttaatatattttatgtttgttttctcACTAATGTATTGTTGTGTGTACTTGTTAGTGGTGTAATGAGTCTATGATATAAAgcatattgtatttttttcatatttttgaacattattcCTTTAAGATGTTTTTTCCTCTCTCTATATTTTGACATTTAGTTGTCACCATCTATGTATTTCGTTTACCTTTCCAGCGTAcagtgcttctcaccatcaccgaAAAAGACTCATCTCCGTGCTTGTTCTTCCTCGCATTCTTTCCCTGTGTGATTATCTAATATTTGTTGTAGATCTTGTTTATGAGTTCCCACttgtgcggttgtttctcaCGGTTTTGTAGGCTGTTCCGGTTAATattgggttttctttttttttcttagatttaaGCTGATGTTAGAGACTGCATATCCATGGATTGAGTCAGAGTTTATTCATCTTTGATATTGTCTTCCTTGTCGTTGGCTTTCCGTCGGTAGTCTATGCTCGTCTTAGGTTTCAAGATTTGGTTTTTGGTGATCAgacttctatgctctctttcataaCTCAAAGACGGCTTCACAGTTTGCCGATTTCGTTTTGTCTTTCTTTTCCTATATGCTCTCTCATCTCGTTGCAGCTTTCATCGCTGCTCGCATCTCTGGTGTCTCTCAGTTtcgccatgtttgccactctaAGTTTGGATAGTGCTTTATTTTTCGTGTATGCTTTGTGAGCTTGGAAGGTTATTTCTGGTCTCAAGCTTGGACTCTAGTTTCTCGGTGATTGGCTTCCGTTCTCCCTCCTTCaggttgtttttcttcttcttctgtttccCTTGGTATAGGCGTGCAGAATTAGttttggagctttggtccctttTATCAAGAACTTTGTGGCTCTTCGCTGGCATGGATGCCTTGTATGTGAttttttagtttgtgaggtgtttCTCACCTCTTAGTTGGTAGTTGTGCTTTCGGTACTTTAGGCATATGTATTCATGCTTTGTGGTGGTTTTGGCCTTCTGGTGATTATTCTTTCTCCAACCCACTTTTTTGATTCTTTGCGTTGGTGCTTGATCGTGCTCTTTTGTGTTCGGGAGATTACTTTATCTCAGATTTTTATCTTCCTATCATTTTCTAACCTCTATCTGTTCTGGCCAAAACACTATATAGTAAGGTGAAGTAAGTTAGTCTTTGTTCTTGATCTCTTTTCAACTCCGGACCTTTATTGTGTTAGTGTTATtatgacattttatttttctctgtGATTCAAgagattttatgtttaaataatgtgttttgctttagttttttcttattagtttggttaatttatgatttttaattgcaaaataaatatataatttgtaactaaaataatagaaaatagtaaaattttatgttattttagttgtcaataaattaaatattaaaatatatttgtattactttatttatctttaattttagtgataaaatagattatcaaacttcatatgatgatggttagtgCGAGAatgattaaataacaaaaattctcAGTTCAACACTACCTATCAAATTAAATCATATTCAAACTAATAGAAATGTCtgtctttttgtctttttttatttattaatttatcataaatatatgattttttatttaagttacATGGATAATTTTTTGATTAACAAAGTAGTGAATTTTCAAAGGAAATGGAAGAGGACACGTGGCAACAAACCCCCCTGCCACTTGTCGGAAGAAAGGAAgaagtctactttatatataaagatatagtaGAGTAATGAAATTAACACAAAAGCACATACTCTATGCTTAATTATTTGTTGCATATTCTACATAGTAAACCTGCGTATTTGGTATTGTGTGGGAATTAACATATGAAAAAATGGAGTCTACCACTAAAATAGAATGTTGTGTGTATCTTCTTACAAAAGGTGCACAATTAATACAAAGGGATTGAACCGTAGTTGACACAATCAAGATCAACATGGGTGACTTTGGCTGGCCTGTTGGAGACGGATCCACGTGAGTGGACTTATGCGGTGACAAAGCAGACTGTGTCTAGCCTTCTGCGATACACGGTCTAGCCTTGTGCGATACAAGAGGCAACAGCAACTCTGACCCCAGTAATGCAACctacaaaatataagaataagTTAGCATTTTCAAACTATACCAACAGTATAGTATTGTCCCCATCTAAGCAAACAAATGTTACTTGTCTGAAATTAAACTTTCCATACTATTAGATACTGGTCCATAGTGTAGTCTTGTCTTACACCCACATTTGCAACATTCAACGTTTAAATGGCTACTTACAGTTATGGACTCAGTCACACCATGACTAGGGAAAACTCGAGGGGCGTTGGATGCTGACATGTCTACGATTTGGCGTATAGGCTGGTCAGGCGCTAGCAGGACTGATACCACAGGCGCCCTATCAGGGGCATTATCTGGCGAAAAAGTACCACCTGGTTGTTTTTTGAATGCTGGTTGCAGCCTCATCGCGTGTCCGAGTAATCGCAgcctgaaatatatataaagtatgtAGTCACTGCACACATCAACATCAACATAGACGAGTTCTGACCTAGTTACAATGTGAGATGGGGTTACACAAGTCACATACACAGCTAGTATAGAACAGAACATATGTAAGTGAATACAATAAAAGATTCCATAGTACTAAAACAGGCTAAGTAATACAGTACCAATGACTGGTACCTACGCGAGGAATGTAATAGACTCATAATAGTAGAAATTCTATAACAATACAGATGAATAAACAAAGTGTTAGTGTTTACTTACAGTGCTGGAGTCCAATCATATCTTTAAAAGCATGCTATCTTACATGTTACTATAGTATAGTTTTGTTCGCTTACAATATACATCACTATCTCCAACCCCGAAACTTAGATATACAATATCTGCATAAGCTAGTGACACAGACATTCaaatctttcattttttttctgggGATACATAAAAATAACAGCAAAAGGTAAAATTTGAAATAGATGTTAGGTTATCTTCTTATTAGAGCCGTCATACACTTCTTTCATCGATCTGCGAAATCAAAGTCGTTGTTGAGTGAATTACAATGTTAGTGTTGCCGAAAATGGCTCTCAACCTAGAATTCTAGTCAATCCAAACAGGACTTACCGTTGCGCGGTAACTTGTGCTTCATCGATCTTCAAAGATTTGTGTCAAAGTGAAAGAAATCTTTTGATTGAAGAAGAGAAGTAGACATCAAACTTTTTTCATGCGGAGAGAGaaagatatttttaatatggTTCTACGGTTCATTTCCGTTTTCCTTATGTATTCAAAATCCAATTCccctaaatgtttttttttaactctgctTGTCATCGGAGTCATCCATCACACAGAATCTCTCTCTTACCAAATCCGCCATTAACAAAGAAGGAGAGAGAAACGTAGTCAGAGATCGAGCTTCTACTTATAGTATAAAAACCCCTAGATTCCTTCTCTAAAAAAACCCACACCTCGAACTCTCCAACAATGCTCCCaccttcctcttcctctgtttTCTCGAGAAACCTCGCCACTCTCTTCTTCGTCTAAGAGAACATCCATTCTTGTTTGCTTTCTACTCATTGCTAAGCTATGGAACTTGGTAAATCTCGATTCTACTCTTATTCTATAGCTGGAAGTGATTATCCAGACGCCATACCCGAACCTTTCTCTTCCTCTGTTTTCTTGTTTATAAActtttgaaaatcttgaaaCTTTCAATCACAACGTTGAGTGCATCATCTTCCTTTGCTCCTGCATCAGCTGCTGCTATGACCATGGCTTCTTCACCACTCGTCTCCAGATTTGCCGCTCATCGTACTACTCTCAGGTGATCCATCTCTTTCacgtatatatatgtatgtattgaAAGATTGGGATCTTTTGTGGTAGCAAGATCCGCCATTAGGATACATTGGTTTATGTTGTTTACGATCATCAGGTATGATCTTCCTTGTTCTTCTGGGATTCAAATGAAGACGAGGAACCCTTCTGCATACCCTCTCTTTCTCAATCAGCTTAATAACGACGCACCAAGAACCAAATCTTACAAAGAGGTTTTACTTTGCGAGAACCACACAATGATTCTTGAATCAACCATATGAATTGAGAATAAAGATTTATTGATGTTTTGGCATTTAGCAGCATAAGGTTTTACTCATGTGTTTGCTGTTTTCTTGGTTTACAGGTCATCAACCCCTTCCGCCAAATGTTTGCTCGAGAGATCTCTTCTCAATCCAATGACTCTGATATTTCTATTGCTaaggtatatgtatatataagaaCTTAAAAAAACTCTTGGTGATGTGTGTCTTGAGACCATTGAGTTCTATTTTGGTGAAgtttctatttttgtgacaccCTTGAGATGCTTTATTTTTACTCGGATCTTTTTATTGGAAATGGACTCAACAGGTTCTCTTGTACATTGCTGCTGAAGACGAAGCCTTCTTGGCTTTTAACCGGGAGATGGATGCTCGGTTTTTCATGAGAGAGAGGGAAACTATCCAAGACAAGACAGATTCTGAGGAGGAGCTGGAAACTGATCCGAGCGAGACAGATTCCGAGTTAGATGGAAAGAGTATAACCGAATGGCTAAGCGCACTAGACGCAATCTCCAAACAAGTAGAGGCAGAGTTAGCCTCACGAGGCATCAACAGCTGCAACTCTGTTCAAGTCCTCGAAGCTGTAAACACAGTCCTCTTCGACACGAGAGGCTTCAAGAGGACATCAACATGCTTTGATGAAGACCCCAAGGATTCCTACCTTCACTCTGTACTTAACTCTAGATGCGGCACTGGTAAAAAACACTCCCCCACCCCCCTCTTTAGCTTTGTCACTGTCTCTAATCTTATCTTTTCAATGTGCAGCCTTCTTGTTCAGTGTAATATACATTGAAGTTTGCCAGCGCCTCGGTGTGCCTATCTTGGGAGCTAAGGTTGGGGAAGAGTTTTTGGTTTGGCCTAAGACTGAGAATCCTGAAGAACTCTTTGAAGTTGCAACTTCAGGAAAGAGCTTGTTCGCTATTCTCAATGGAAAATGCGTTGATGATCCTAAATCAATGGCATCAGATTTAACCGGAAAGTCACTTCTGTGTCTTGATGTTGCTACAAACAGAGACATTATAGGGATTGCTCTCGCCAATTTGTTTGTAAGTCCCTATCACCTATAAACTAAACTAGACACTCTTTAAATTCAAAAGATTGATACAGATTCTATTTTAGAGGGTTCATTGGAAACGTGCTTCGAAGCCAACACCTGGACAAATGCTGACTGCTCCTCTTAGTGAACTTAACAACTTCAGGATTTCTAATATTCCATTGTTGCGGCCTCAAGATCTTAGGTACTAAAagacttctctctctctatatatgaAGGGGATGATTAGCCTTTGATTTATTCATCTTAACATATTCGGTTTGTGGTGATGAGGGAAGGTTGGCTATTGCGGCTGCAGAAAGGCTGTTGATGTTGGAACCTAATAACTGGCGAGTTCGAAGAGACCTTGGGATGATGCACTACTACGTCAGGTAAACACCTTCTAAGACAATATAGATTATAGTTGCTTGTTGGTTTAGTTTTGATGGAATGGTGAATTGTTGGAGCAGGCAATGTAGAGAGGCGATTATAGAGCTGAGCATATGTATAGCCTCCTTTGagattgaggaagaagaagcaaaagagtTGAAGCTTTTTGTTGAGAAACTTCATCGACTCTTTTCATTGATGTCGTCTCCCTTAGACTCTGATCGCTTGGCCGTTCGTTGAAaactctctatctctctctctctctctactccaCTTGTAAATACTCTCTTTC
The window above is part of the Brassica napus cultivar Da-Ae chromosome C3, Da-Ae, whole genome shotgun sequence genome. Proteins encoded here:
- the LOC106422161 gene encoding uncharacterized protein LOC106422161 isoform X1, with the protein product MELAAAMTMASSPLVSRFAAHRTTLRYDLPCSSGIQMKTRNPSAYPLFLNQLNNDAPRTKSYKEVINPFRQMFAREISSQSNDSDISIAKVLLYIAAEDEAFLAFNREMDARFFMRERETIQDKTDSEEELETDPSETDSELDGKSITEWLSALDAISKQVEAELASRGINSCNSVQVLEAVNTVLFDTRGFKRTSTCFDEDPKDSYLHSVLNSRCGTAFLFSVIYIEVCQRLGVPILGAKVGEEFLVWPKTENPEELFEVATSGKSLFAILNGKCVDDPKSMASDLTGKSLLCLDVATNRDIIGIALANLFRVHWKRASKPTPGQMLTAPLSELNNFRISNIPLLRPQDLRLAIAAAERLLMLEPNNWRVRRDLGMMHYYVRQCREAIIELSICIASFEIEEEEAKELKLFVEKLHRLFSLMSSPLDSDRLAVR
- the LOC106422161 gene encoding uncharacterized protein LOC106422161 isoform X2, encoding MFAREISSQSNDSDISIAKVLLYIAAEDEAFLAFNREMDARFFMRERETIQDKTDSEEELETDPSETDSELDGKSITEWLSALDAISKQVEAELASRGINSCNSVQVLEAVNTVLFDTRGFKRTSTCFDEDPKDSYLHSVLNSRCGTAFLFSVIYIEVCQRLGVPILGAKVGEEFLVWPKTENPEELFEVATSGKSLFAILNGKCVDDPKSMASDLTGKSLLCLDVATNRDIIGIALANLFRVHWKRASKPTPGQMLTAPLSELNNFRISNIPLLRPQDLRLAIAAAERLLMLEPNNWRVRRDLGMMHYYVRQCREAIIELSICIASFEIEEEEAKELKLFVEKLHRLFSLMSSPLDSDRLAVR